Genomic window (Dyadobacter fanqingshengii):
TGTTCGTCCAAGGTTGTCAGTTCCGTTCCTTTTGTAGAAGCAGACTTGCCGGCTATGCCGTAAACAAAGCCCTGACGGGTCATCCAGTCGCCAAATGAGCGAATACGTTCTTCGTTTCCTTTCGCTTTTACAATGTATGTTTTGAAAGATCCGGCAGGCGCATTGGCCGCATCGTCGTGAAACTTAATAAACTCAGAGACAATGCGTTCCTTCTGAGAAAGCACTGCCTCAAGCGTTGCCAAACTCGTTGCGTAATGATGTGAAATGCGGCTGACAAGCGTCAGCGTATCATGTTCGTCTTTGCGTTCAATGCCCAACCCAGCCCTTCCGCCACCGCCTTGCTCATAAGTAACACCGATTGCGCCATTCACCGTCGGCCAGGTGTCGCCATAACTGGGATAGAAAAGATCGTAATTATATCTGGTGAAATAGGCCCAGTTGTTCTTGTCAAAATATTTGCGGCAGTATTCTCCAATAAGATCATTAAACTGTCTCTGCCAGGCAGTTACATCTTTGTGGAAAGGTCTGGCGGCAGGAGGGAAATAGTAACTTCGGGTGTGGCCCATTTCGTGAAAATCAGCGTGGAAATGGGGCATCCATTGATTATAAAGCGCAATCCGCTCTTTTGTTTCTTTTTGCGTTTGCCACGCCCAGTCGCGATTTAGGTCAAATAGATAATGGTTAAATCGTCCGCCCGGCCAAGGCTCGTCATGTTCCAGGCCAAAAGGCGTAACATCCGGTGTCGCATTCTGCACCCGATTATACCATTGCGAATAGCGGTCATAGCCATCCGGATTGATACACGGATCGATCATAACCACCATATTTTTCAAGAAATCCTGCGTTAATGCATTCTGCTTGTTCAGCAACTCATAAACCACTTTCATGCTCGTATTCGCCGACACAGACTCATTTCCATGCACATTATAACTCATCCAAACGATCGGCGGCGTTGCGGCGTCCGGTTTTCCGTCAAGCAGCTTAATGCTTTTCAAATGGTTTGTTCGGATTTTTTCAAGATTAGCAATGTTCTCAGCCGAAGAGATAAATGCCACCATTAACGGCCGCCCTTCATTGCTGCTGCCATATTGGACCAGTTTCACGCGATCCGTATTTTGCGATTGCAATAACTTAATGTAATCTACGATTTGATGATGAAATGCGAATTTGGAACCAAGCGGAAAACCGAGGAACTCATCCGGCGTTTTATTTTGCGCAACCGCGAATTGGGAAAAAAGCAACAGCAATGACCAGCAGAAACGTTTTAACATATTATGAAGGAAATGAATATAAAAACGAGCGAGTCCAAATTTAGAAAGTTACCTCAATTTAATGGCATTGGAAGTTGAATAAAAAAAGTTTTGGTTTGAATGTTCTGGAAATCAGGACGGTGTAAAATAACTTCGTTTTATTTCCGACCGAAGTTTGGAATTTAAAAACGCACCGTGCATCTTTGCACCACGATTTCGGAAAACGGAAACGAAAAGTGAAAGAAAGTGCTTAAAAAACGCGCGAAGTAGGAGACCAGTCGGCCCATTCGTCTAGCGGTTAGGACACGACCCTTTCACGGTTGAAACAGGGGTTCGATTCCCCTATGGGTCACATAACCGCGCGGAATGCGCTTTCAGAAACTACAAAAACCGTCTTATTTTAAGGCGGTTTTTTTGTTGTTTTATTAATTGGAAAGGCTCGAGGATGAACTGCGAATGAATTAATAGTCTAATCAGCGCGCATAAATATGAATATCAGAAAGCTGTTGTGCGAGTTGCTTCACGGCATTTTCAATTTTCTCGGCTTGTTTTGCTGAAGGATGCTTTTTTCCTGTTGCATACTGCCTGACCAGACTTCCATTTAGTCCTGACAACTCCGCAATTTTAGTCATTTTCAAAAAATCAAATTCCAGGAAAAAAGCCGTTAGGTCATATTCAATGAAAAACTCGTAGCTTTTTGGATCGAGATCATGAAAATCTAACAACAGTTGTTTCATTTGTTTCTGCAGCTGCTCAATAGAATCAGCCTCATCTACAATCAAATTATCCTCGTACTCGACTCTCCCCCAAAGAGAACCCTCTTCACCTTCCACAATCAGCCTGATTATTGATCTATCTTCTATCGCTTTTGAGTTCATGCCAAGACTTTTCTTGCTTTTCATATAGCGTTCTGTTATTTCAGCCCAGCTTGTCTTAATATGCTGTGCAATGTTGCTGGTTTCAGATCCCCACTGTGCATTGGAATTGTTATTTTGCCTCTTTTGAAAGGGTGGACCAATTGCAAATGACTTCCTTTCTGCATTTTCTCATACCAACCGTCGTGTTTAAGCAATTTGAGAGCTTCTCTTGAAGTCATCAGGAATCATTATAGTGTGTCAGTAATTTCAAAGTAACAAAAATGTTACTTTATTTGCAAGACCAGTTTTAAATTTGCGCCTGCAGCGCCACTTCCTTCCACCACTCCGTAAACACATTCTCCCCCTTTAAATTAACCTTCTGCCCGATCATAGGCGTCACTAACGGCATGTTTTGCTTTCTGGCTTCTATGGAGGCTCTTTGGATGGGTTCGTTCCAGTCGTGGAGTGCGAGGGAGAATTTAGACCAGTGGACGGGCATTAGCTTGGTGGCTTTTAGCTCGTGGGCGGCGGTTACGGTTTCTTCGGGCATCATGTGGATGTATTTCCAGGCTTCATTGTATTGTCCGCATTCGAGGAGTGCCAGGTCGAAGGGACCGAATTTTTCGCCAATTGTCTTGAAATGCTTATCATAGCCCGAAT
Coding sequences:
- a CDS encoding M14 family zinc carboxypeptidase; its protein translation is MLKRFCWSLLLLFSQFAVAQNKTPDEFLGFPLGSKFAFHHQIVDYIKLLQSQNTDRVKLVQYGSSNEGRPLMVAFISSAENIANLEKIRTNHLKSIKLLDGKPDAATPPIVWMSYNVHGNESVSANTSMKVVYELLNKQNALTQDFLKNMVVMIDPCINPDGYDRYSQWYNRVQNATPDVTPFGLEHDEPWPGGRFNHYLFDLNRDWAWQTQKETKERIALYNQWMPHFHADFHEMGHTRSYYFPPAARPFHKDVTAWQRQFNDLIGEYCRKYFDKNNWAYFTRYNYDLFYPSYGDTWPTVNGAIGVTYEQGGGGRAGLGIERKDEHDTLTLVSRISHHYATSLATLEAVLSQKERIVSEFIKFHDDAANAPAGSFKTYIVKAKGNEERIRSFGDWMTRQGFVYGIAGKSASTKGTELTTLDEQAFKIENNDLLISAYQPKSNLLRILFEPKPVLEDSVTYDVTSWGLAYLYGLKAYGLKEKLAPAAYQAEKIENPVPATSPYAYLAQWSEVEHAAFLADLLKNGVLVKSSNIPFDINKTTFEAGTLIIPKKGNENLAFDKLVTSIATKHFVKLTPVQTGYVSNGADFGSDYIVSLKAPKVVAVTGDGISPTAIGAVWHYFEQQIGYPVTLVNGARLSTLPWNEIDVLILPDGKYADIINEKQLEALQNWIRNGGKLIAMERATDAFVGKQGFNLTKKFTDKKKDSDAFKKYGDQEREDAGDSSPGSMFQVTMDTTHPLSFGCGKEYFTLVRDAYEADYLKDGWNVGYFTETGYKAGFVGNKMTGKLKNTLVMGVQDMGRGHVVYLMDDPVFRSMLYNGKILFSNAVFR
- a CDS encoding type II toxin-antitoxin system HicA family toxin; this encodes MTSREALKLLKHDGWYEKMQKGSHLQLVHPFKRGKITIPMHSGDLKPATLHSILRQAGLK